Proteins from a single region of Desulfobacter postgatei 2ac9:
- a CDS encoding 4Fe-4S double cluster binding domain-containing protein — MKSQIGKTEFIDQIQDWGASIVRIADTFTLAGIDTYPEDLLENYSRAVSIAIRLSDSVIDGIDMQPTPLYSSHYSRINALLDDIAIRTTNLLQLNGAQAVPIPASQILDSEKWFSYISHKAVAIAAGIGWQGKSLLIVNPDFGPRIRLTTVLTNADFQPDSPIKNRCGKCNQCKEHCPAGAILGVNTDSHYSTRSEAINLEKCVHQVRDVFGQLPNIAPLICGICIKVCPWGHKTKKTNSVSRI; from the coding sequence ATGAAATCCCAAATAGGTAAAACCGAGTTCATTGACCAAATCCAAGATTGGGGTGCGAGCATTGTCCGTATAGCTGACACCTTCACGTTGGCAGGTATTGACACATACCCTGAAGATCTATTAGAAAATTATTCACGAGCAGTGAGTATTGCAATACGTCTTTCCGATTCAGTCATAGATGGGATTGACATGCAACCTACGCCTCTTTATTCATCACATTATAGTCGGATAAATGCACTGCTTGATGACATTGCCATACGTACAACAAATCTATTACAACTAAATGGTGCTCAGGCAGTCCCCATCCCCGCAAGCCAGATACTCGATTCAGAAAAATGGTTCTCATATATATCACACAAAGCTGTAGCAATAGCGGCAGGTATCGGTTGGCAGGGCAAAAGCCTTTTAATTGTCAACCCGGATTTTGGACCAAGAATCAGGTTGACGACCGTTCTTACGAATGCTGATTTTCAGCCTGATTCACCAATTAAAAATAGATGCGGAAAATGTAATCAATGCAAGGAACATTGTCCTGCCGGAGCTATCCTTGGTGTAAATACCGACAGTCACTATTCCACCCGATCAGAGGCGATAAATCTTGAAAAATGCGTCCATCAAGTACGGGATGTTTTTGGTCAACTTCCCAATATCGCGCCTCTTATCTGCGGCATATGCATTAAAGTTTGTCCATGGGGTCATAAAACAAAGAAAACCAATTCGGTCAGCCGGATTTAA
- a CDS encoding 2-hydroxyacid dehydrogenase, with product MNILFAAYENSWGGFFDIIRSELPHHCFEATGKFQIDSLKGIDVLIPTMSPVTEKILDSADRLKLIQQCGSGLEAVDIEAAEKRNIRVCNVPTDISGNADSVAELGIYMMIGLSRNVPVMANNMANRKMGEPQGISLQGKTAGIIGLGGIGKALIRRLKTFDMRIIGIKRNNTERAKKELDLEWVGAPEEIGRLLKESDYVILTLPLTGESRNIIDSDAISYMKEGAFIINLSRGGVINKEALENSLATGKIAGAGLDVFWEEPPDPDDGIFKYNVMSTPHIGGSTDVSMNGIVKVVSQNIRRLEKNQMPLYSK from the coding sequence ATGAATATTCTTTTTGCCGCATATGAAAATTCGTGGGGAGGTTTTTTCGATATAATCCGCTCAGAGTTACCCCATCACTGCTTTGAGGCAACCGGCAAATTTCAGATTGACAGCCTGAAGGGTATTGATGTCTTAATTCCGACAATGTCCCCTGTGACTGAAAAGATACTGGACAGTGCTGACCGACTGAAACTGATACAGCAATGCGGCTCGGGGCTTGAAGCGGTTGATATAGAAGCTGCCGAAAAAAGAAATATACGGGTCTGCAATGTTCCCACAGATATCTCAGGTAATGCTGACTCGGTTGCGGAATTGGGAATATATATGATGATCGGATTGTCCAGAAACGTTCCTGTGATGGCGAACAATATGGCAAACAGGAAAATGGGTGAACCGCAGGGAATTTCCCTGCAGGGTAAAACAGCCGGAATTATCGGTCTCGGCGGTATCGGAAAGGCTCTGATCCGAAGATTGAAAACATTTGATATGAGAATAATTGGCATAAAGCGGAATAACACTGAACGCGCAAAAAAGGAACTGGATCTGGAATGGGTCGGTGCGCCCGAAGAAATCGGCAGATTGTTAAAAGAATCCGATTATGTGATCCTGACCCTGCCTCTGACAGGAGAAAGCAGGAACATAATTGATAGCGATGCGATCTCATATATGAAAGAAGGGGCTTTTATCATAAACCTTTCCAGAGGCGGGGTAATAAATAAGGAAGCACTTGAGAACTCGCTTGCGACAGGAAAAATTGCCGGGGCGGGTCTGGATGTGTTCTGGGAAGAACCCCCTGATCCTGATGACGGTATATTCAAATATAATGTCATGTCCACCCCTCATATCGGGGGGTCGACGGATGTTTCAATGAACGGCATTGTGAAGGTGGTATCACAAAATATCCGCAGACTGGAAAAAAACCAGATGCCGCTTTATTCAAAATAG
- a CDS encoding biotin--[acetyl-CoA-carboxylase] ligase, whose product MTLPVLMMPPEQIAKRHRLWMKEIAVLGPWEQIDRQDFSPAVWYPSAESTRRAPRVLIWDQYSSSMNLAWELLNRREIHTWDSVIVTEQTAGRGQFRRNWVSPVGNLYASWVWPELSGSNISNSYQENLLPLVAAYIVVRGLELLGIDVQIKWPNDLLYKNRKIGGILIEQRDRKIIAGIGINMASAPSLQTAGTKIFMPATGLSAEGFDLSPLKVWSHLVDSGIHCFRMLINQIHASEFIHLVNSGLAWRGKHVHILKNEEEICSAIIIGVAENGGLLIKRNTQTEVIYSGRILTVE is encoded by the coding sequence ATGACGCTTCCTGTCTTGATGATGCCTCCTGAGCAAATTGCAAAGCGGCATCGATTGTGGATGAAAGAGATCGCAGTGTTGGGTCCATGGGAACAGATAGACCGGCAGGACTTTTCCCCTGCAGTCTGGTATCCGTCCGCTGAGTCAACGAGACGTGCGCCGAGGGTTCTGATCTGGGATCAGTACAGTTCGAGCATGAATCTGGCCTGGGAACTTTTGAACCGCCGGGAAATCCATACCTGGGATTCGGTCATCGTCACCGAGCAGACAGCCGGCAGAGGACAGTTCAGGCGAAACTGGGTTTCCCCCGTTGGAAATCTTTATGCATCCTGGGTGTGGCCCGAATTGTCCGGCAGTAATATTTCCAATTCGTATCAGGAAAATTTATTGCCCCTTGTCGCCGCTTATATTGTTGTCCGTGGTCTTGAATTGCTGGGTATAGATGTCCAGATAAAATGGCCGAACGATCTTCTATATAAAAATCGGAAAATCGGTGGTATTCTAATTGAACAGCGCGACAGGAAGATTATTGCGGGCATCGGTATCAATATGGCTTCGGCCCCGTCTCTGCAGACAGCCGGCACCAAGATATTCATGCCGGCGACCGGTCTGTCTGCAGAAGGGTTTGATCTCTCTCCTCTGAAGGTCTGGTCTCACCTGGTGGACTCGGGCATCCATTGTTTCCGGATGTTGATCAACCAGATCCATGCATCCGAATTCATACACCTCGTTAATAGCGGTCTGGCATGGCGCGGCAAGCACGTCCATATTTTGAAAAATGAAGAGGAGATTTGCTCGGCAATCATTATCGGTGTTGCTGAAAATGGCGGACTGCTGATAAAAAGAAATACCCAAACGGAGGTCATTTATTCCGGAAGAATTTTAACGGTTGAATAA